ATATATAGCCAATCATTGGGATAATATAGTATTAGAGTTAGATAATAGGATTATAAAAGGATGTAGTGCAGAAGGGCATGTAAGCCACGTATTAGCAGATAGGATGAGTTCAAGACCAAGAGGATGGAGCGAACAAGGAGCAGAAGTGATGGTAAAGTTATTGAGCTTGAAGTATAATGGTGTAAACTTGAAAGAAGCATATTTAAAAGAGATTTGTGGCAAGGAAGAGAAAGAAGAAAAAATATTGAAAGAAATTGTGAGAAAAAATGTTAAGAAGATAAGGAAACAGATTGAGGAGACGAGGAATAATGTGCCAATTTTGCAAGAGGAAAAGTTGAATTTGACGTTTAGAGTACTGAAAGGCCTAAGTACTGGAGATTTCTTAAATGCAGTCGTATTTTAATAAAAAATTTCCCTACAAACTCTTGACACTATCCCTAATTAAAAATCTATTTTAAAAACCTCAAAATCGTGGTATTATTATAAAAGTAAATCTTATTTCAAAAAGGGAGGCAAAGATAAAATGGCATATTACATCACAGATGATTGTATTTCATGCGGCGCATGCGAGAGCGAATGCCCTGTTCAGTGCATATCCCCTGGCGATGGGAAGTATGTAATCAACGAAGAAGAATGCATCTCATGCGGTGCATGCGCAAATGTATGTCCAGTTGATGCTCCAAAGCCAAGAGATTAGTTTTTAAATTACAAAAATACTGGGACCGGGTAGAAAATCAAGTGCCCGGTCTTTAAATTATAAATCGAAACAAGATTTAAAAAATCTGCATAGTCGAAAGGAAGGGCGAAAAAGAAATTGAACAGGATTTTTGTTCCGCTTCAAAATCCTGAAGAGATAAAAAGTCTAAGATGTGGTCAAGAAGTTTTGGTGAGTGGCAAACTTTTTGTTGCGAGAGACGCTGCTCACAAAAGGATTTTTGAAATGATTAAAGAAGGAAGAGAAATTCCAATAGATTTTAAAAACGGTGCAATATATTATATGGGTCCCTGTCCTGAGAAGCCAGGTGAAATAATTGGACCATGTGGTCCGACAACAGCTGGCAGAATGGATGTATTTACTCCCATGATGCTTGAACTTGGTATAAAAGTGTTGATTGGGAAGGGTAAGAGAAATGAGGCTGTAAAAGAGGCAATTAAGAAACATGGAAGCATCTATCTTGCCACATTTGGCGGTGCTGCAGTGTTGATTCAAAGCTGTGTCAAATCTCAAAGGATAGTTATGTTTGAAGACCTTGGTGCAGAGGCGATTCGTGAGATTGAAGTGGAAAGTTTGCCCTGCATTGTTGCAATAGATAGTCAAGGGGAAGATATATATGAAATTGGACCAAGAAAGTATGCGCAGGATTTTAGAAAATCTTAAAATCTTAAATAATCTCAAAACATATAACTTTTTGCGACTTCACATGCCGGGTCACAAAGGCAGAGAAGAAATTTTTCCAGATATAATTAAAAATATATATCCTGGTTTTGATCTTACCGAAACCTTGTGGACAGACAACTTACTGGAACCAAGGGGTTATATAAAAGAATTTTTAGATGGAATAAACACATTTTTTGGTTCAAATTATAGTTTTCTGTCTCTTCAGGGTTCAACACACCTTATACAAGCCTCAATTGCTGCATTTTCAAATCCGTATGACAGTATACTTATAAACAGAGATGCTCACAAAAGCATATATAATATTGCAAAGATATTAAAACTTGACATTGAATATATATATCCACAGTACGATGATTCTTTGGGAATATTTACATATATCGACGTAAAACACTTTGAAAATGTGCTTCAAACTTCAAAATCTCAAATTGTTGTAATAACCTCACCATCATATTATGGCATTGAGCAAAATATAAAAGCGCTCTCAGATATAGCAAAGAAATATCAAAAAAAGCTTATAGTTGACCAGGCTCATGGCGGTTATTATAAATTTGTAGGGAAAACAACAGCCCTGGATAGCGGAGCTGACATATGCATTTTAAGTCTTCACAAAACATTGCCATGCCCAAACCAGTCTGCACTGCTTTTGTCAAACTTGGCAGATATTAATAACAAGAAACTTTCTGCAACATTGGGTTATCTTCACACAACAAGCCCATCGTATGTGCTGCTTGCTTGGAGTGAGTATGGTATAGAGTTTTCAAAAATGTTTGGCAGACAGCTTTTTGAAGAGCTGATAACAAAACTTGAAAAGCTGTGCAAGCCGATCTTGGAGTATACAAACTATGTCTACAGAGATGTAGATGTTTTAAAACTTCTTTTGAACTTTGACAAAGCAGGAAAAAATCGAGGTTTTGTAAAAAATCTTTTGGAGAGGTATTCTATTGTACCAGAACTTTTGGACCAAAATAGGATTCTATTTTATTTTTCTCTGGTGGATGCTCTTTTTAATTTTGAAACATTGGAAAGCTTTTTTTATGATATAATAAAAGAAAAAGGAAAAGAAAAACTTGAGAAAAAGTTTTTATCACCGCCGAGACCAAAAAAGGCTTTAAAAATATATGAAGTTGACGGTGCAAAAAAAAGAAAAATAAAAATTTGTGAGGCAAAGGATTTTATATGTGCGCAGGCAATCATTCCTTACCCGCCGGGATTTCCGGTTGTTGTTGAGGGTGAGGTCATAGAAAAGGATACCATAGAATATTTACAGGAGCTTTTTGGCAAGGAATTTATCAAAGAAAATGAGGTTGATGTGATTGAGGAAGGGTAAACTCATAGTATTTGAAGGAAACGATGGTTCTGGAAAAACTACACAGCTTTTTAAAGTTGAAAAATATCTTAAGGAGAAGGGATACAAAGTTCTCACAACAAGAGAGCCAGGTGGGACAGAAGTAGGATACAGAATCAGAAAGCTTCTTTTAGACCCTCAATATAAGATGGATGGTCTTACTGAAGCTCTGCTTTTAGCTGCAGACAGGAACGAACATGTGAAAAATGTACTCATTCCTGCAATGGATGAGGGCTACATTGTGCTTTGCGACAGATACATCCTGAGCAGTGTAGTTTACCAGGGTATTGTAAGAGGGGTTGGTATTGAAAATATTCTGAAATTAAATTCAATCTTTGAAGATAGAATAAAACCAGACCTTTACATTGTTCTTACCTTAGACCCTGAAATAGCCCTGCAAAGGATTAAAATGGCTGGCAAAAACGACAGGCTTGACTTAGAAGATTTGGAGTTTCACAGACGTGTGTACAGCGGCTTTAAAGAGGTATCAAAATGGTTTGAAAGATGTGTGAACATTGAGGTGCAAGGTTCAGAAAAAGAGGTTTTTGAAAAGGTTTGTTGTGAGATAGAAAGGCTATTTGAAAGTAGAGAGAAGTAGTAGAACATGGAAAGGTGCTGAGTTAGCAAAGCTTTTTAAGGAGAGGAGAGAAGAGGAAAGATGAAGCTTATTGTAGCAGTTGTGCAAAATGAAGACATTGGAAGGCTCCTGGACGCTCTTCAAAAAGAGGGTATAATAGCAACAAAGCTTTCAACGTCAGGTGGATTTTTACGTTCTGGCAATACCACTTTGCTCATAGGCATTGATGATGAAAGAGTTTCTGAAGTGATTGGTATTATATCTCAAAAGTGCAAGACACGCAAACAAATTGTTTCATCGCCTGTGCCAAACAATCCGTCAGCAGGTGTGTACCTGCCATATCCTGTTGAAATAACAATTGGTGGTGCTACAATATTTGTCCTCAATGTTGAGAGATTTGAAAAGATTTAAAAAATTCAAGAAGTAGGTAAGAAAAATGAGAGTAGAGGATGTTAAAAGAAACAATATAAATAATGTAACATTTTTTCAAGACCAGCGAAGGGTTGAAAGACCAAAAGACTCTTTTTCAAGCTATGTAAAGCAGCTTGAGAAAGATGAAATCATCAATAGAATAAAAGAGCTTATTAACAAAATAGACTCTCTTGGGAAAAAACTTGCAGAGAAGTTGGACCTTTCAACGCTCAAAGAGTACAAAAAGTCCATAAAAGAGCTTTTGGGATATACAGTGTATTCTTCTCACGAGTATTTTAATGAAAGCCTTTTTGGCAGAAAAGGCAGGCACAAGGTGTTTGGTATCATCAAGAAGATTGATGAAAAGATGGACATGCTAACCCAGGAGATTTTAAAAAAAGAAGCAGACAATCTCAAGGTTTTATCATATGTAGGTGAGATAAAAGGACTGCTTGTTGACCTGTTTATTTAGAAATTTGCACAGGGGAAGAGTTGGACATGAATTTAGATACTTTTATAGGTCAAAAGGGAGTTGTTGCTACTCTCAAAAAAGCACTTTTTCAGCCTTTTCATGCATACATCTTTGAAGGTGAAAAAGGGCTTGGTAAAAAGCTTTTGGCAATGACTTTTTCAAAACAACTTCTGTGCGAAAAAAAGATTGCATGCGATGTTTGTAAAAGCTGCAGATTATTTGATGCACTCACACACCCGGATTTTAAAATAATAAAGAGAGATGAAGACAGAAAAGAGATATCTGTTGACGCTATTAGAGAGATTACAAAAGACATTTCACGAGGACCTATTTTTGCAAATAAAAAGATATATATAATACAAGAGGCAGAGGAGATGTCAACAAGTGCTCAAAATGCACTTTTAAAGACCTTAGAAGAGCCTCCAGAGTACGCTCTTTTTATTCTTACATGCAACAATTTAGAAAGGCTTTTGCCGACAGTGATTTCAAGGTCTTTAGTGCTTTCATTCAAAAGGTACAGCGCCAGCGAGATCTCTGAGATTTTAAAAAGTCATGGGCTTGAACCCAGAGACTATGTTTTAAAACTTTGCAGAGGGAATCCTAAAATTGCTCTTGATTTTTATGATAAAGAGGTTCAAAATAAAAGAGACTATATTTTTGAGAAACTTCTTTCGTACGACGGGGCAAGTTTTAGTTTGATAAAAGAATTTGAAAATGATTTTGAAAAGTTTAAAGATGACTTTGCATTTTTATTTGAAACAGTAATATACTTTCTAAGAGATGCACTTATGTTTAAAAAGTTGAGTTCTGTCGAGCTTATTACAAACACAGATAAGCTGGAAAAGGTAATTGAGTTTTCAAACAGACATACAATCTCTCATATATACAGGCTACTGCAGGATTTCATGATGTTAGAAAAGTACCCGGATTCAAATGTAATTTCAGACAATGTGCTTGACATGATTTTTTTAAAACTATCAGGGGGCTAAAAGAAAGATGGCAGAAGTTGTTGGGGTTAGGTTCAAAAAAGCCGGAAAGATATATTGGTTTGATCCAAATAATATAGATTTGAAAGCTGGGGATGACGTTATTGTTGAGACAGTCCGCGGGATCGAGATGGGGAAAGTTATGATAGAAAAAAGAGAGGTGCCGGACGAAGAGATAGTCCAGCCTCTCAAAAAGGTTGTAAGAAAAGCAACAGAAGAAGATTACCAAAAAGCTCAAGAGAATATGGAAAAGGCAGCTAAAGCACTTGAGATATGCAAGGAAAAAGTACAAAAGCATGGGCTTCCTATGAAGCTTTTGCATGCTGAGTACACGTTTGATAACAACAAACTTCTTTTCTATTTCACAGCAGAAGGAAGGGTTGATTTCAGAGAACTTGTAAAAGACCTTGCAGCAGTTTTCAGAACAAGAATTGAACTAAGACAAATAGGTGTTAGAGATGACACAAAGTTTCGTGGTGGTTTGGGTCCATGTGGACGTGAGATTTGCTGTTCTGTTCATCTTTGTGAGTTTGTGCCAATCTCAATAAAGATGGCAAAACAGCAGGGGCTTGTTTTAAACCCTGCAAAGATATCCGGTCTTTGCGGAAGGCTTATGTGCTGCTTGACATACGAGCAGAAATTCTATGAAGAGGCAATGTTAAAACTTCCGGGGATAGGTGCAATTGTAAAAACAGCTGATGGTATAGGTGAAGTTGTTGAGGTGAATATTTTAAAAGAAAAGATAAAGGTCAGATTTGAAGATGAGATGCAAAATGTAGAGCTAAAAGAATACTCTGTTGGTGAGTTTGAGATTCTAAAAGACACCAAAAAGATTCAACAACCTGTTGTTGCACTTGATGACGAGGAGATAAAAGAGCTTTTGGATTTAGAAGAATAAAAATGAATTTGAACTTGAAAGAGGAAAAAAGGGCTGCTAAAAAAGTTTTACTTAAAAAGCAGCCCGTTTTTTAAATTTTAAGATTCTTTTTCTTGTGCAGAGGTGATAAAGATTGGAAGTGGTTTTGCTAATTGTTGCTATTGTTCTTGTCATATCAAACTTGATTTTGTTAATAAGGCTTAAAAATAATATAAATTCTTCTTTGGATACTCAAAATAAACTGTTGGAGATTGAAAAGGAACTTGAACAAATTCAAAATTCTATCTCACAGCAATTTTCTCAGAATAAAAATGAAACGCAGAATATGATAAGCTCATTTGGTAGCATTTTGATGACAAGATTTTCAGACCTGTCCAGCCAGATAATGAATTTCACATCATCAAATCAAGAGAAGCTTGACAGTATCCGCAAAGAAATAGACAATAAGTTGGAGAAGATACGAGAAACTGTTGACAGCCAGCTACAGAGTACATTAGAGTCAAAACTTTCGCAATCTTTCAAGCTTGTGTCAGATCGGCTTGAGCTTGTTCACAGAGGGCTTGGTGAGATGCAGGCCCTGGCTGGAAGCGTGGGAGATCTTAAAAAGATTTTAAGCAATGTAAAGGTCAGAGGTACGCTTGGGGAAATTCAGCTTGGCAATATCATAGACCAGATTTTGGATTCTTCACAATACGCAAGAAATGTCAGGATAAAACCGCATACTCAAGAGCAAGTGGAGTTTGCTATAAAAATTCCCGCTAAAAATTCAGAGAATAATGAATTTATATACCTTCCAATAGACTCTAAATTTCCCATAGAAAGTTATCAAAGACTTATTGAGGCTCAGGAAAAAGCAGAGCCAGAAGAAGTTGCAAGATTTTCGAAGGAACTTGAAAATAGCATAAGACAAAATGCAAAGGCTATAAAGGAAAAGTACATAGACCCGCCAAAGACAACAGATTTTGCTATCATGTTTTTACCCTCTGAAGGGCTTTATGCAGAGGTGCTGAGAATACCTGGGTTGTTTGAATCTATTCAAAGGGAATACAAGGTAATAATTGCAGGGCCCACAACAGTTGTTGCGATACTCAACACCATTTCGCTTGGATTTAAAGCTGTTGCCATTGAAAAAAGAACCAGCGAGGTTTGGGAACTTTTGTCTGCAGTCAAGACTGAGTTTTCGAGGTTTGCTGAGATTCTTGAGAAGGTTAAAAAGAAGCTTTCTGAGGCACAGGATACAATTGACACTGCAACAAGAAAGACAAGAACCATAGAAAGAAAGCTCAAAAGTGTTGAGGTCCTCTCTTCAGAAAAAGACCCTGAAAAGATTCTTTATGATGAGGAAGCTATTGAAGAAGGTTCAGGAAAATAGTCTCATTTATGAAGATTTTAAATTACTATCTTGCAAAAATCTACTCAATCTCTTAAAATATTCTCTTGTGCAAAAGTATAATTTGCAATATCATATTGTCAAAAATGCAAAAATAGAATATAATATATCTCATAGTACTTGATTGTATACATATATACAATATGGAGGGAAGCATAAGTGGCAAGAGTAGAATTTAATCCCAGGACAAACCTGATTGAGCAGGCAGCGTATAAATATACACTCCAGGATGTTCCAGAGCCGAATCTCTATAGAGAGATTTTTCCGTACACAGAGATACCAAAAATAGCATTCAACCACAGGCATGTTCCCATGTTTGTGCCTGATGAGATATGGATAACAGATACAACATTCAGAGATGGTCAGCAAGCAAGGTCTCCATATACGGTTGAACAGATTGTAAGGCTTTTTGATTATCTTCATGAGCTTGACAACGACTCTGGTGTTATCCGTCAGACAGAGTTTTTCTTATATTCAAAAAAGGATAGAGAAGCTGTTATTAAATGCATGGAAAGAGGTTATAGGTATCCAGAGGTTACCTCATGGATAAGAGCAAGAAAAGAGGATTTTCAACTTGTGAAAGAAATGGGCATCAAAGAGACAGGAATTTTGGTGTCCTGCTCTGACTATCATATATTCAAAAAGCTCAACATGACAAGAAAACAGGCAATGGAGATGTATCTTTCAATAGTTGAAGCCGCACTTGAACATGGAATTGTTCCGCGCTGCCATTTTGAAGATATCACAAGAGCAGACTTTTACGGTTTTGTTGTTCCGTTTGCAAATGAACTTATGAAACTTGCGCGCCAGGCAAACATGCCTGTAAAGATTAGAGCATGCGATACCCTCGGGCTTGGTGTGTCTTACCCGGGAGTTGCTCTGCCAAGAAGTGTTCAGGGAATAATTTATGGGCTGAGGCATTATGCAGAGGTGCCGTCTGAGTGGCTTGAGTGGCACGGTCACAACGATTTTTACAAGGCTGTTGTTAATTCTGGTACTGCATGGCTTTACGGTGCATCTGCAGTCAACTGTTCGCTTCTGGGTATTGGTGAGAGGACGGGCAATACCCCATTAGAGGCTATGGTGATTGAATATGCTCAGCTACGCGGAACAACAAAGAATATGAGACTTGAAGTAATTACTGAGATTGCAGATTACTTTGAAAAAGAGCTTGACTATGAGATTCCACCAAGAACGCCGTTTGTTGGCCGAGCATTTAATGCAACAAGAGCAGGAATTCATGCTGACGGTATTTTGAAGGATGAGGAAATCTACAACATATTTGATACAAAGAAGATTTTAAACCGTCCAATTGTCATTGCAGTTGATGCACACTCTGGGCTTGCAGGTATCGCTGCATGGATTAACACATATTTCAGGCTTGAAGGTGACAAGAAGATTGACAAGCGCGACCCAAGAGTTGCTAAAATCAAAGAGTGGGTTGACAAGGAGTACGAAAATGGAAGAACAACTGTTATTGGCGACGATGAGCTTGAAATGGTTGTTCGAGAAATCATGCCAGAGCTTTTCAAGATGCATGAAAGCAGGGTAAAATAGTTTTTCTCAACATAAAAAGAGCCAGTCCTAAAAAGTTGGGCTGGCTTTTTACTTGTGTATCTGTCTTGTCTGTTTCCATTTTTCTACTAAGTTCATCTTACTTCTCATATTTCTATATTTCCAATACTCTTTTTCATCAAGAAATATACTTCCCCAAAGATAAATTGTAGGTATAGGAAGTTCTTTAGCTCCATAGAAGTCTTTTAAGAATACATTTTTTATTTCGTTGAAGCTATAAAAAGTAAAAAGTTTTTCAATATGTTCCCAATTGCCATTTGCTAATACTGTCTTTATTATTAAATCTTTGTGTTTTTCTGTATCTAACATTTCAAAGTTATAATTTTTGAATAAGATTTTAAAATCCTCCGGAAGTTTCACAGTAGCATACCTCTTTTCTTTATATACTTTTCAATTGCTATTTTAGCTTGCTGAGTTAAAAACCTTTCTATTTCATCTACTTTTGGTGCTTCACCTATTACAGAGATTAATGCTGTTTCTTTATCAATTATATCTTCTGTATACATAAGTTGTTCTAAGAACAATTTCTTTGAAAAAACTGATTCACCTTCTATTACAAATTTCTGAGGAGCTTTCTCTAAAATATACTCTAAATTTACAATACCTTTTTTGAGTAAAAAATACAAGTCAATATAATCTCTATATGTTGGTCGTCTACCGATGGTATACGCTTTCATCAAAGCTATTTCCTTTGGAGATGCTAAATTGATTCCTTTTAAACGAATGTCTATTTTATCACCTTGGACTAATGGCTCAATCAAAGGGAAGGGATATGCAATGAAACTTATCTTTACTCCACATATAGTTGAAGTCATTTGGTCAATTTGCTTTATAATAATATTTACATCTTTTATAGAAAACAACTTGGTTAAGATGTTGTAAATGTATTCAAATTCTATTCTTTCACTAACTTCTTTTTGAAAAAAATCCAAATCATATGACTTTCTATGGCGAAGTTGCAATGCTAATGCAGTGCCACCTGCAAGGTAAAATTTTTTTGCCAAATTGCTTTCAGCGATATTTCTACATATTTCATATCCTACTGAGTCTAATACTTCCATATACATCATAGCTGACTCCTTTTTTATTTTTTCCTACTAATAGTCATTATAACATAAACGTATTTGCTTGAATTAAATTTTGATTTAGATCTAAAAAACTTATGTCAGGTTATATCATGCGTATTTGTTATTAGGCAATAATTGACAAATAAAGCATTTTAAGATTTAATTAACGAAAACAAATTATACAAATATATACTGTTTTTATATACTATAAAAACTTTATCTAAATAAAATACAATTTTTATTTACCACCAATTTATTACAGAACAGAGAATAAAAAGTCCCCACTTTCTTTAATAAGTCTTCGAGAAGTAAAGTAGGAAATTGAAATACATGGGAGGAGACCAGAATTTCTGAATCTCTAAACTTTTCGAAAGGTGTCCTCCCGTTCATTCCTTTACCATTGTGAGGTCGATAAAAATTCCACGTATCCTGCCATTTTTGAGCTCTTGTCATAAATTCGTCTTTTGTTATGCATCTTTCAGCATGAATCATCAAAAAATATTCATCATCTGCTCTATGTGAATTTTCAATTATACCCATCAAGTGTTTTGCTTTTGGTGGAATATGAATAAGCTGTAAATCTTGTCCTTGTAGCAACATCTATCATGTTCCACTCATAACACGGTAGATTGTATTTTATCATGTGCTCATATACTTCTTTTGGGAGGCTGTCTTTGTCTAAAAGATGTTTCGTATCAAGCTGAAATT
The DNA window shown above is from Caldicellulosiruptor owensensis OL and carries:
- a CDS encoding DUF362 domain-containing protein, translating into MAYYITDDCISCGACESECPVQCISPGDGKYVINEEECISCGACANVCPVDAPKPRD
- a CDS encoding FumA C-terminus/TtdB family hydratase beta subunit, producing the protein MNRIFVPLQNPEEIKSLRCGQEVLVSGKLFVARDAAHKRIFEMIKEGREIPIDFKNGAIYYMGPCPEKPGEIIGPCGPTTAGRMDVFTPMMLELGIKVLIGKGKRNEAVKEAIKKHGSIYLATFGGAAVLIQSCVKSQRIVMFEDLGAEAIREIEVESLPCIVAIDSQGEDIYEIGPRKYAQDFRKS
- a CDS encoding aminotransferase class I/II-fold pyridoxal phosphate-dependent enzyme gives rise to the protein MRRILENLKILNNLKTYNFLRLHMPGHKGREEIFPDIIKNIYPGFDLTETLWTDNLLEPRGYIKEFLDGINTFFGSNYSFLSLQGSTHLIQASIAAFSNPYDSILINRDAHKSIYNIAKILKLDIEYIYPQYDDSLGIFTYIDVKHFENVLQTSKSQIVVITSPSYYGIEQNIKALSDIAKKYQKKLIVDQAHGGYYKFVGKTTALDSGADICILSLHKTLPCPNQSALLLSNLADINNKKLSATLGYLHTTSPSYVLLAWSEYGIEFSKMFGRQLFEELITKLEKLCKPILEYTNYVYRDVDVLKLLLNFDKAGKNRGFVKNLLERYSIVPELLDQNRILFYFSLVDALFNFETLESFFYDIIKEKGKEKLEKKFLSPPRPKKALKIYEVDGAKKRKIKICEAKDFICAQAIIPYPPGFPVVVEGEVIEKDTIEYLQELFGKEFIKENEVDVIEEG
- the tmk gene encoding dTMP kinase, which encodes MRKGKLIVFEGNDGSGKTTQLFKVEKYLKEKGYKVLTTREPGGTEVGYRIRKLLLDPQYKMDGLTEALLLAADRNEHVKNVLIPAMDEGYIVLCDRYILSSVVYQGIVRGVGIENILKLNSIFEDRIKPDLYIVLTLDPEIALQRIKMAGKNDRLDLEDLEFHRRVYSGFKEVSKWFERCVNIEVQGSEKEVFEKVCCEIERLFESREK
- a CDS encoding cyclic-di-AMP receptor: MKLIVAVVQNEDIGRLLDALQKEGIIATKLSTSGGFLRSGNTTLLIGIDDERVSEVIGIISQKCKTRKQIVSSPVPNNPSAGVYLPYPVEITIGGATIFVLNVERFEKI
- a CDS encoding YaaR family protein — translated: MRVEDVKRNNINNVTFFQDQRRVERPKDSFSSYVKQLEKDEIINRIKELINKIDSLGKKLAEKLDLSTLKEYKKSIKELLGYTVYSSHEYFNESLFGRKGRHKVFGIIKKIDEKMDMLTQEILKKEADNLKVLSYVGEIKGLLVDLFI
- a CDS encoding DNA polymerase III subunit; protein product: MNLDTFIGQKGVVATLKKALFQPFHAYIFEGEKGLGKKLLAMTFSKQLLCEKKIACDVCKSCRLFDALTHPDFKIIKRDEDRKEISVDAIREITKDISRGPIFANKKIYIIQEAEEMSTSAQNALLKTLEEPPEYALFILTCNNLERLLPTVISRSLVLSFKRYSASEISEILKSHGLEPRDYVLKLCRGNPKIALDFYDKEVQNKRDYIFEKLLSYDGASFSLIKEFENDFEKFKDDFAFLFETVIYFLRDALMFKKLSSVELITNTDKLEKVIEFSNRHTISHIYRLLQDFMMLEKYPDSNVISDNVLDMIFLKLSGG
- a CDS encoding PSP1 domain-containing protein; its protein translation is MAEVVGVRFKKAGKIYWFDPNNIDLKAGDDVIVETVRGIEMGKVMIEKREVPDEEIVQPLKKVVRKATEEDYQKAQENMEKAAKALEICKEKVQKHGLPMKLLHAEYTFDNNKLLFYFTAEGRVDFRELVKDLAAVFRTRIELRQIGVRDDTKFRGGLGPCGREICCSVHLCEFVPISIKMAKQQGLVLNPAKISGLCGRLMCCLTYEQKFYEEAMLKLPGIGAIVKTADGIGEVVEVNILKEKIKVRFEDEMQNVELKEYSVGEFEILKDTKKIQQPVVALDDEEIKELLDLEE
- the rmuC gene encoding DNA recombination protein RmuC, encoding MEVVLLIVAIVLVISNLILLIRLKNNINSSLDTQNKLLEIEKELEQIQNSISQQFSQNKNETQNMISSFGSILMTRFSDLSSQIMNFTSSNQEKLDSIRKEIDNKLEKIRETVDSQLQSTLESKLSQSFKLVSDRLELVHRGLGEMQALAGSVGDLKKILSNVKVRGTLGEIQLGNIIDQILDSSQYARNVRIKPHTQEQVEFAIKIPAKNSENNEFIYLPIDSKFPIESYQRLIEAQEKAEPEEVARFSKELENSIRQNAKAIKEKYIDPPKTTDFAIMFLPSEGLYAEVLRIPGLFESIQREYKVIIAGPTTVVAILNTISLGFKAVAIEKRTSEVWELLSAVKTEFSRFAEILEKVKKKLSEAQDTIDTATRKTRTIERKLKSVEVLSSEKDPEKILYDEEAIEEGSGK
- a CDS encoding beta/alpha barrel domain-containing protein, with translation MARVEFNPRTNLIEQAAYKYTLQDVPEPNLYREIFPYTEIPKIAFNHRHVPMFVPDEIWITDTTFRDGQQARSPYTVEQIVRLFDYLHELDNDSGVIRQTEFFLYSKKDREAVIKCMERGYRYPEVTSWIRARKEDFQLVKEMGIKETGILVSCSDYHIFKKLNMTRKQAMEMYLSIVEAALEHGIVPRCHFEDITRADFYGFVVPFANELMKLARQANMPVKIRACDTLGLGVSYPGVALPRSVQGIIYGLRHYAEVPSEWLEWHGHNDFYKAVVNSGTAWLYGASAVNCSLLGIGERTGNTPLEAMVIEYAQLRGTTKNMRLEVITEIADYFEKELDYEIPPRTPFVGRAFNATRAGIHADGILKDEEIYNIFDTKKILNRPIVIAVDAHSGLAGIAAWINTYFRLEGDKKIDKRDPRVAKIKEWVDKEYENGRTTVIGDDELEMVVREIMPELFKMHESRVK
- a CDS encoding DUF6922 domain-containing protein; this encodes MKLPEDFKILFKNYNFEMLDTEKHKDLIIKTVLANGNWEHIEKLFTFYSFNEIKNVFLKDFYGAKELPIPTIYLWGSIFLDEKEYWKYRNMRSKMNLVEKWKQTRQIHK
- a CDS encoding nucleotidyl transferase AbiEii/AbiGii toxin family protein, with amino-acid sequence MYMEVLDSVGYEICRNIAESNLAKKFYLAGGTALALQLRHRKSYDLDFFQKEVSERIEFEYIYNILTKLFSIKDVNIIIKQIDQMTSTICGVKISFIAYPFPLIEPLVQGDKIDIRLKGINLASPKEIALMKAYTIGRRPTYRDYIDLYFLLKKGIVNLEYILEKAPQKFVIEGESVFSKKLFLEQLMYTEDIIDKETALISVIGEAPKVDEIERFLTQQAKIAIEKYIKKRGMLL